GGCCTTAACCTCCACCACCCCCTCGCCCACCTCCAGCACGGAGATGTCGAAGGTGCCGCCCCCGAAGTCGTACACCGCGATCGTCTCGTCCTTCTTCTTGTCCAGGCCGTAGGCGAGGGCGGCCGCGGTGGGCTCGTTCACGATCCGCGGGACCTCGAGCCCGGCGATCTTGCCCGCGTCCTTGGTGGCCTGGCGCTGGGAGTCGTTGAAGTAGGCCGGCACCGTGATCACGGCCTTCGTCACCTTCTCGCCCAGGTGGTGCTCCGCCGCCTCCTTCATCTTCTGGAGGATCATGGCCGAGATCTCGGGAGGGGAGAACAGCTTGCCGTCGATGGACACGCGGACATCCCCGTTGGGCGCCTCCACCACCTTGTAGGGGACCATCTTGTTCTCCTCCGTCACCTCGGAGAACTTCCGGCCCATGAAGCGCTTGATGGAGAAGATCGTGTTCTCGGGGTTCGTCACCGCCTGTCGCTTCGCCACCTGGCCTACGAGGCGCTCGCCGCTCTTCGAGAAGGCCACCACCGACGGCGTCGTCCGACCCCCTTCGGGGTTGGTGAGGACGACCGGGTTGTCGCCCTCCATGACCGCCACCACCGAGTTCGTCGTCCCGAGGTCAATGCCAATGATCTTGCTCAAGAGAAACCCTCCCCAACTCAAAGACTATGGGTTGAGTGCCAAAATGTCAACTCATTTGCGCGCATATGGTTTATCAGTTTGATTCTGTTGAGGTTAGCTTGACATTTGGCAGGTCGGAGCTAACATGGGGACGTGGTGGCGACGTTCGAATACCGGGGGGACGCGCTTCACTCCTCGGGCCCCAGCCCAACCCTCGCCGCGGCCTCCGCGGCCCTTCCCGCCGGGGCCTACACCAGCCTCCGCACCTATGGGGGCCGCCGGGTCCTGCGCCTCGCCCAGCATGTCCGCCGGCTCGAGGAGTCCCTCCCCGGCGACTCCCCTTCCCTCCCGGAGTCCACCGTCCGCGCGGCCGTGACCGCCGCGCTCGAGGCGACCGGGCACCCCGAGTCGCGGCTGCGTCTGACCTACGCGCCGCCCCGTCTGTTCGTCTCCGTCGAGCCCTACGAGCCTCTGCCGGAGGCCTTCTACCGCGCCGGCGTCGCCTGCGCGACCCTTGGCCTACGTCGCGACAACCCCCGCGCCAAGGACACCCGCTTCATCGCGACCGCCGCCGAGGCCTACCGCGCGCTCCCCCCCGGCGTGCAGGAGGGCCTGATGCTGGGAGAGAGCGGGACGATCCTGGAGGGGCTCTCCAGCAACTTCTTCGCCATCACAGGGGGCGAGCTCCGCACCGAGGAGGAGCGGGTCCTCCACGGGGTGACCCGGGCCCTGGTCCTGGAGGTCGCGCGGGGGGTCCTGCCCCTCGTCCTCCGGCCCGTGCGCGTCGATCAGCTGGCCGAAGTGGACGAGTGCTTCATCACCAGCGTGTCGCGCGAGATCCTGCCCGTGGTGACGATCGACGGCCACGCCATCGGGGGGGGAGG
Above is a window of Vicinamibacteria bacterium DNA encoding:
- a CDS encoding Hsp70 family protein: MSKIIGIDLGTTNSVVAVMEGDNPVVLTNPEGGRTTPSVVAFSKSGERLVGQVAKRQAVTNPENTIFSIKRFMGRKFSEVTEENKMVPYKVVEAPNGDVRVSIDGKLFSPPEISAMILQKMKEAAEHHLGEKVTKAVITVPAYFNDSQRQATKDAGKIAGLEVPRIVNEPTAAALAYGLDKKKDETIAVYDFGGGTFDISVLEVGEGVVEVKA
- a CDS encoding aminotransferase class IV — its product is MATFEYRGDALHSSGPSPTLAAASAALPAGAYTSLRTYGGRRVLRLAQHVRRLEESLPGDSPSLPESTVRAAVTAALEATGHPESRLRLTYAPPRLFVSVEPYEPLPEAFYRAGVACATLGLRRDNPRAKDTRFIATAAEAYRALPPGVQEGLMLGESGTILEGLSSNFFAITGGELRTEEERVLHGVTRALVLEVARGVLPLVLRPVRVDQLAEVDECFITSVSREILPVVTIDGHAIGGGGPGAVTRDLMGRWSTLVQREAEELL